In Lapillicoccus jejuensis, the DNA window CACACGCTCCATCGTTCCACGGCGCCGGTCGTGCCACGGACGGTCGTGCCACGGGACGGTCACGCCACGGAGAGCGCGGCGACCCCGGCGAGCGACACGACGACGCCGACGACCTGGATCCGCTGCAACCGCTCGTGCAGGAGCACCCGGGCCAGCAGGGTCGTCACGACCGGGTAGAGCGAGGCGAGGACCGCGACGACGCTGACCATCCCCAGCCCGGACGCCGTCGCGAAGAGCGCGTTGGCGCCGAGGTCGCCGAGCCCGATCGGCAGCAGCCAGCGCAGGTCGCCCGCGCGCGTGCCGCCGACCGTGCCCAGCCGCAGCGCGAGGACGACGTACAGCGTCGTGCTGGTCAGCCGCATCCCCCACAGCGTCGCGACCGTCGACACGTGCGAGCCGCGCGCGACGAGGAAGAGGACGGTGCCGAAGCCCACCGCGGCGACGACGGCCAGCAGCACCGGCCGCGCGCTCACTCCACCGCGCAGCTCGGGGCCGGAGGCGAGGATCGTGCCGAGGACCGCGATCGCCATCCCGGCCCACGCCAGGGTCGTCGGCTGGTCGCCGGTGAGGACGCCGAGCAGGACGGGGACGGCGGCGCCGGTCGCCGCGATCGGGGCGACGACCCCCATGGTCCCCGCGGAGAGGCCGGCGTAGAACGCCGCGAGGGCGACCGAACCGGTCGCGCCCGCGGCGACGGCGTACGGCGCCCACTCGGCCCACCGGTCGAACGGCACCGGGTGACCCAGCGCGGCCACGACGAGCAAGGTCACCGTCATGGCGACGAGCCCGACGACCTGCGAGGCGCCGACGACCGCGGCGGCCGGCAGCCGCCGGGACAGCAGCCCGCCGAGGAAGTCGCTCGTCCCCCAGGTCAGCGAGCAGAGCAGGGCGAGCACGGCCGACACGGGCGCCACGCTACCGGCGAGATCCGGGCCCGCGGCCCCGGGCCGCCGTACCGTGGGCTCGTGCGTGGACGAACCCTCCCGGGTGACCAGTCGCCCGACTTCGCGCGGGCCGTGGCCGCCCTGCGCGACGCGCGGCTGCGGCCCGAGGTCCGGGTGACCGAGGTGCCCGCGCCTCAGCGCATCGCGCCGTACGCCGTCGCGCTGACCGCCGAGGTCGTCGGCGCGGCCGGCGACGAGGACGAGCTGGCCTCGGGCCGCTTCGTCCTGCTGCACGACCCGAGCGCCCCGGCGCCGTGGGAGGGCGAGTGGCGCGTGGTCACCTTCGTGCGCGCCGAGCTCGAGCCCGAGCTGGCCGGCGACCCGATGCTGGGGCAGGTCGGCTGGTCGTGGCTCGTCGACGCGCTCGAGCAGCGCGGGGTCGACTACGCGAACGAGGCGGGCACCGTGACGCGGGTCGTCTCCGAGAGCTTCGCCG includes these proteins:
- a CDS encoding DMT family transporter yields the protein MSAVLALLCSLTWGTSDFLGGLLSRRLPAAAVVGASQVVGLVAMTVTLLVVAALGHPVPFDRWAEWAPYAVAAGATGSVALAAFYAGLSAGTMGVVAPIAATGAAVPVLLGVLTGDQPTTLAWAGMAIAVLGTILASGPELRGGVSARPVLLAVVAAVGFGTVLFLVARGSHVSTVATLWGMRLTSTTLYVVLALRLGTVGGTRAGDLRWLLPIGLGDLGANALFATASGLGMVSVVAVLASLYPVVTTLLARVLLHERLQRIQVVGVVVSLAGVAALSVA
- a CDS encoding DUF3000 domain-containing protein: MRGRTLPGDQSPDFARAVAALRDARLRPEVRVTEVPAPQRIAPYAVALTAEVVGAAGDEDELASGRFVLLHDPSAPAPWEGEWRVVTFVRAELEPELAGDPMLGQVGWSWLVDALEQRGVDYANEAGTVTRVVSESFAGLADREPSVEMEVRASWTPEIGPALGGLGGARPDELGAHLLAWSDLLCTVAGLPPLPEGVTALPGQRR